From a region of the Marasmius oreades isolate 03SP1 chromosome 7, whole genome shotgun sequence genome:
- a CDS encoding uncharacterized protein (antiSMASH:Cluster_7.3) has protein sequence MVSSDLSALSDPLIRRNRTVTFVFITLVNFAIRLYDLYFQVTEPCPKYKSNALFPSRNGRRNGADVSLTNWSNIRGPGTLPTRMTTPLNHLFSLPTCGKQTNETRAARILSSRCPIGRLTISRETQSRLDV, from the exons ATGGTGAGCTCTGACCTGTCTGCGTTGTCTGATCCTCTGATCCGTAGAAACCGCACGGTGACCTTCGTCTTTATTACGCTGGTTAACTTTGCCATACGTTTATATGACCTT TATTTTCAAGTGACGGAACCCTGTCCAAAAT ATAAATCCAATGCGCTCTTCCCGAGTCGAAACGGAAGGCGAAACGGAGCCGATGTCAGCCTGACGAACTGGAGTAATATTCGTGGCCCGGGAACGCTACCCACGAGGATGACAACGCCTTTGAATCATCTGTTTTCTCTTCCTACTTGTGGTAAACAAACAAACGAGACCCGTGCAGCTCGAATACTCAG TTCCAGGTGTCCAATAGGGCGTCTCACAATTTCCAGGGAAACTCAGAGTAGGCTGGATGTGTAA
- a CDS encoding uncharacterized protein (antiSMASH:Cluster_7.3), which translates to MDRPPATLTGPPMVALSLSCLLFGVLTVQIYLYHRKFPRDPISLQIFVAVVYLADTVQIVLLHIFCWDVFVTGLAIQGNSPTPTATAGAHTFIGCLIAAMVQGYFAWRIFSLRRDSVLVKVVAGMIILLALMQIASGVVGVGLYLGTGGAGATSVALLRKLVKFPQIWLIGAVVCDLLIAVAMTWILFSLGRDSSVRTTRSLIRSLILRSVETGTLTFIFTLFNLVLFLLYTDNYLYMVFDRTLSKLYSNALLLSLNARGDTDNTNIIITSMTDRERSRISIWNGSGLSPVQRGCRLTATPSSGPDEIHVTKHIETETHIERRAEVGGR; encoded by the exons ATGGACCGACCTCCTGCAACTCT GACGGGACCACCA ATGGTAGCCCTTAGCCTCAGCTGCCTTCTGTTTGGAGTGCTCACCGTTCAAATTT ACCTATATCACCGAAAGTTTCCTCGCGACCCAATTTCACTCCAGATCTTCG TTGCAGTGGTATACCTTGCCGACACTGTGCAAATCGTCTTGCTCCACATTTTCTGCTGGGACGTTTTTGTTACTGGACTAGCCATCCAGGGGAACTCTCCGACCCCGACCGCGACTGCTGGAGCCCACACTTTTATAGGTTGCTTAA TTGCGGCTATGGTTCAGGGTTACTTCGCTTG GAGGATTTTTTCGTTGCGGAGGGATAGCGTGCTTGTCAAAGTCGTTGCGGGAATGATCATCCTG CTCGCTTTGATGCAGATCGCGAGCGGTGTGGTTGGCGTTGGTTTG TACCTTGGTACGGGCGGCGCAGGCGCTACTAGCGTAGCCCTTCTTCGCAAGCTCGTAAAATTTCCTCAG ATATGGCTGATTGGGGCAGTAGTATGCGATCTACTCATTGCAGTGGCTATGACATGGATT CTTTTCAGCCTCGGACGTGATTCGTCTGTTCGAACCACCAGGTCCTTGATTAGGAGTCTCATTCTTCGAAGTGTTGAAACCGGGACCCTCACCTTTATTTTCACGCTGTTCAATTTGGTTTTATTCCTGCTGTACACGGATAACTACCTGTATATGGTCTT CGACAGGACGTTGTCAAAACT ATATTCCAACGCATTACTACTGAGCCTCAACGCAAGGGGCGACACAGACAACACAAACATAATCATAACTTCCATGACAGACCGGGAAAGATCTAGGATCAGTATCTGGAACGGTTCTGGTTTATCACCGGTCCAACGTGGTTGCAGACTTACTGCAACTCCATCGAGCGGTCCAGATGAGATTCATGTTACAAAACATATTGAAACTGAAACCCACATCGAAAGACGTGCAGAGGTTGGTGGGCGTTGA
- a CDS encoding uncharacterized protein (antiSMASH:Cluster_7.3): MLAVSDIFLLLGTATIIVLWFRKPSKHVYPPGPKPLPVLGNIRDFTIKEPWLTATEWGRKYGDICYLHVLNWNVVFLNSLQAADDLLEKRGAIYSDRPTLQMSGELCGVEKIVALAKYDDGFKRQRRYVLQTLGPRIIPTYHSMIEHETAPLLRALVDSPSEYLGHVRKYAGGLALAVVYGFRPVSKDDRFLAMAEECLDILANEIANGSGIWPVDVFPALKYVPSWFPGGGFKKKAAVWKVKMREFADAPFEHAKACAEDGTIMPSFCSKLLSSEELDERTEDEIKWSANSMFAASSDANVASVCQFFLAMLQYPDIMKKAQEEIDRVVGSDRLPQFSDRDSLPYVEALLSEVWRWGAPTPMNLPHYTTQDDVYNGYFIPKNTIVVANMWLVLAFFNCVLLIGSGVY, translated from the exons ATGTTAGCGGTATCTgacatcttcctcctcctcggcACTGCAACGATTATCGTGCTCTGGTTCCGAAAACCATCCAAACATGTCTATCCTCCTGGCCCGAAGCCTCTTCCGGTTCTAGGAAACATCCGTGACTTTACCATCAAGGAACCTTGGTTGACTGCGACAGAGTGGGGACGTAAATACG GCGACATATGCTACCTCCATGTTCTGAATTGGAATGTGGTCTTCCTGAACAGTCTTCAGGCCGCCGACGACCTTCTGGAGAAGCGAGGTGCTATTTATTCTGACAGACCTACACTGCAGATGTCTGGCGAATT GTGCGGTGTCGAGAAAATC GTGGCGCTAGCAAAATACGACGACGGTTTCAAGCGCCAAAGACGTTACGTTCTGCAGACGCTTGGACCTCGAATCATCCCCACTTACCACTCCATGATCGAACACGAAACCGCTCCACTTCTTCGCGCACTCGTCGATTCGCCCTCCGAATACCTTGGTCATGTTCGAAAATACGCTGGCGGTCTCGCTCTCGCTGTCGTTTATGGTTTTCGTCCTGTTAGCAAAGATGATAGATTTCTTGCCATGGCTGAAGAATGTCTGGATATCCTCGCCAACGAGATCGCCAACGGGAGTGGCATTTGGCCTGTGGACGTCTTTCCTGCTCTCAAATACGTGCCCAGCTGGTTCCCTGGTGGTGGTTTCAAGAAGAAGGCCGCGGTTTGGAAAGTAAAGATGCGCGAATTCGCTGACGCGCCGTTTGAGCATGCCAAAGCTTGTGCA GAAGACGGGACTATCATGCCTTCGTTCTGCTCGAAATTGCTtagtagtgaagaattggatGAAAGGACCGAAGACGAGATCAAATGGAGTGCAAATTCGATGTTCGCGGCTAGCTCGGACGCA AACGTTGCCTCCGTTTGTCAATTCTTCCTGGCAATGTTGCAATATCCGGATATTATGAAAAAGGCTCAGGAAGAAATTGACCGCGTCGTTGGCAGTGATCGTCTACCACAATTTAGCGACAGAGATTCGCTACCGTACG TTGAAGCTCTTCTGTCGGAAGTGTGGCGCTGGGGTGCCCCCACTCCCATGA ATCTTCCTCATTACACGACACAGGACGATGTCTACAACGGATATTTCATCCCTAAAAATACGATT
- a CDS encoding uncharacterized protein (CAZy:AA7; antiSMASH:Cluster_7.3): MLSRSLLFLLASSVRLGAGQDSGYQQASGEACCDALRNELPSSVGVFARGTSEYNARHQTYYSLQQQELFPTCTVKPNTASDVSQILRVAEAHKCPFAVASGGHMSWKGSSNIDGNFVIDLRALDQIDISPQDQTVKLGPGLPWINVYAALAPFNISTTGARNNFVGVGGFLTGGGITFESITKGFGADNVFQYEVVLANGSIVSVNKDTNADLFWALKLAGTNFGIVTQYEMTTFPSPVIWGAVSAYPITDQSTSDLLRAFEAYGHDDTNTNTFQSVSFASVGGVDMLSVVQCTLDGVPQGPLTSVEPISHSELVGSTHDVINQVIQGALAPTARTHWYTFTTRINTPFFKDMRAKADEIFTPLNDRDGLTWAIGFQALQKSFIARTAGSPVFNALTQANDDLVFILLLVTWDDPADELVMRNATNALGAWGEAEAERRGVLSQFVYLNYANEEQRIYERAVTKEDLDRLRTVQKTYDPSGTFVKLWKGGYKIPAAGYHGAETDTGVVEEQGHDEL; the protein is encoded by the exons ATGTTGTCCCGCAGCCTTCTGTTTTTGCTGGCATCTTCAGTTCGCCTCGGGGCGGGTCAAGATTCTGGATATCAACAAGCCTCAGGGGAAGCCTGT TGCGATGCTCTCCGCAATGAGCTGCCATCCTCAGTGGGAGTCTTCGCACGCGGTACTTCCGAATATAACGCTCGACATCAAACCTATTACTCTCTCCAGCAGCAGGAGCTGTTTCCGACATGCACAGTCAAGCCGAACACTGCCTCGGACGTTTCTCAAATATTGCGGGTTGCGGAGGCTCACAAATGCCCATTTGCGGTCGCTTCTGGTGGCCATATGTCATGGAAAGGGTCTTCCAACATCGACGGAAATTTCGTTATCGATTTGAGGGCCTTGGACCAGATCGATATCTCTCCCCAGGACCAAACGGTCAAGTTGGGGCCTGGTTTACCTTGGATAAACGTTTACGCTGCCCTGGCTCCATTCAACATATCCACCACTGGAGCTCGAAACAACTTCGTTGGTGTCGGTGGTTTCCTTACAGGAG GCGGTATAACTTTCGAGTCTATTACCAAGGGTTTCGGCGCAGACAACGTGTTCCAGTACGAGGTTGTCCTTGCGAACGGATCCATAGTCAGTGTGAACAAAGACACGAACGCGGATCTGTTCTGGGCATTGAAGCTCGCCGGCACAAATTTCGGTATCGTCACCCAGTACGAGATGACCACATTCCCGTCACCTGTAATATGGGGAGCTGTCAGCGCGTACCCCATCACCGATCAAAGCACGTCAGACCTTCTGAGAGCCTTCGAGGCGTACGGACACGATGACACAAACACCAACACTTTCCAATCCGTCTCTTTTGCTTCAGTAGGCGGCGTAGACATGCTTTCAGTCGTTCAGTGCACTCTCGATGGCGTTCCTCAGGGCCCTCTCACATCCGTGGAACCCATTTCTCATTCGGAGTTGGTGGGCAGCACTCATGATGTTATCAATCAAGTTATCCAAGGCGCACTTGCACCCACGGCTCGGACTCATTGGTATACCTTCACGACTCGGATTAATACTCCGTTTTTCAAGGATATGCGTGCAAAAGCGGACGAAATCTTTACGCCGTTGAACGACCGGGATGGCCTTACTTGGGCCATCGGTTTCCAAGCCCTTCAGAAGAGTTTCATCGCACGAACTGCTGGCTCCCCGGTTTTCAATGCTTTGACGCAGGCGAACGATGATCTTGTCT TTATCCTTCTCCTTGTCACTTGGGATGATCCCGCAGATGAACTTGTCATGAGGAATGCCACCAACGCCCTTGGCGCTTGGGGTGAGGCTGAGGCAGAGAGGCGTGGTGTACTGAGCCAGTTCGTATACCTGAACTATGCAAATGAGGAGCAGCGTATATACGAACGTGCGGTTACGAAGGAGGACTTGGATAGGTTGCGGACGGTGCAAAAGACGTATGATCCGTCAGGAACATTTGTGAAGTTGTGGAAGGGTGGCTATAAGATACCGGCGGCGGGCTATCACGGTGCTGAGACCGACACTGGAGTCGTGGAGGAGCAGGGTCATGATGAGCTGTAA